A stretch of the Bradyrhizobium arachidis genome encodes the following:
- a CDS encoding DUF3551 domain-containing protein translates to MRMLRWMVLAFTTILAVAPAAAQRYDSQNPFCLQRWGQSGGTYIDCSYTSLEQCRATASGLSATCSANPYSPQPNQASPGHVHRRQGRAY, encoded by the coding sequence ATGCGCATGCTTCGCTGGATGGTCCTGGCGTTCACGACGATCCTGGCCGTCGCCCCGGCCGCGGCTCAACGATACGATTCCCAAAATCCGTTTTGCCTCCAGCGGTGGGGACAGAGCGGCGGCACTTACATTGACTGCAGCTATACTTCCCTGGAACAGTGCAGGGCGACGGCGTCGGGACTCTCAGCCACGTGCTCCGCCAACCCATATTCGCCGCAGCCAAATCAAGCCTCGCCAGGGCACGTCCATAGGCGACAAGGCCGCGCCTACTAG